From a region of the Rathayibacter sp. VKM Ac-2804 genome:
- a CDS encoding WecB/TagA/CpsF family glycosyltransferase has protein sequence MTLDTHRRVVLGGSPVDLARHEEAVRTIADRAAAAHDAPLGVLSVNVDHVNHFGHGGRWQHVLERRALPVAEAPTLVLVPVAEGETEWTAAPADAPARPVEWLSLIDGSPIAKQAERLTGESWPRLAGSDLIGPLLDRAATDGVRVGVLGGSAAAQSRLRARLAEERPDLVMAGLWSPSREELADPAANAALVESIRGARVDLLIVGLGKPRQELWIDEHGPRTGAHVLLAFGAAVDFLGGSVRRAPQWVADRGVEWLWRLALEPRRLARRYLVEGPLAYGRLRLHSSTAPQRGPGLRSTPHLTVLPTIEPGARGGFAGPGEHADVAALVVSYRSAATLERLLTSLRAEAAAGVRLRVVVVDNASDDGSLALAAAHPDVVAVDAGANVGYAAAVNIARRHAGDAGALLVLNPDLVVLPGAVSALLERRDSSSAGIVVPLLRDAEGAPSRSLRREPTRLRALGDALLGDRMLDRPAFSSETDSDPESYRHAHRIDWATGAAMLIDALVAARLGDWDERFFLYSEETDYFRRARELGVEVWFEPAAQVVHDGGGSGSSSALAALLAVNRVRYVQKFHGTLYSSTFRLVVLAAESARSLLPGDRGRAHRHAALALAVGARLASLPSGAPARPLTPTHPSGSVVVPAHDEESVIARTLAPLAAAAASGALEVIVVCNACSDRTAEIARSFAGVTVVEIAEASKTAALNAGDAAAATWPRLYLDADVGVTADAVWNVFDAVTRGGLLAARPTAVYDATGADPLVRAYYRARSRTPSLHTALWGAGGYAVSGSGHDRIGTFPALIADDEFVDGRFSVTERAVVATAPAVVQVPRSAASLLGVLRRTQRGSAQLAASTPDGERRSSRTAVQVLRAAQGPLELADAAVYLCFALASRLPRSGSAAWTRDETTRRPASAPRSGV, from the coding sequence ATGACCCTCGACACCCACCGCCGGGTCGTCCTCGGCGGCAGCCCCGTCGATCTCGCCCGGCACGAGGAGGCGGTCCGCACCATCGCGGACCGCGCCGCCGCCGCGCACGACGCACCGCTCGGCGTCCTCTCCGTCAACGTCGACCACGTGAACCACTTCGGCCACGGCGGCCGCTGGCAGCACGTGCTCGAGCGCCGCGCCCTGCCGGTCGCCGAGGCGCCGACCCTCGTCCTCGTCCCGGTGGCCGAGGGCGAGACGGAGTGGACCGCCGCGCCCGCGGACGCTCCGGCCCGCCCCGTCGAGTGGCTCTCCCTGATCGACGGCAGCCCGATCGCCAAGCAGGCCGAGCGCCTGACCGGCGAGTCGTGGCCGCGCCTGGCCGGCAGCGACCTGATCGGCCCGCTGCTGGACCGCGCCGCGACCGACGGCGTCCGCGTCGGCGTCCTCGGCGGCTCCGCGGCCGCGCAGTCCCGGCTGCGCGCGCGCCTGGCCGAGGAGCGCCCCGACCTGGTGATGGCCGGTCTCTGGTCGCCCTCCCGCGAGGAGCTCGCCGACCCCGCCGCCAACGCGGCGCTCGTCGAGTCGATCCGCGGCGCGCGGGTCGATCTGCTCATCGTCGGACTCGGCAAGCCCCGCCAGGAGCTCTGGATCGACGAGCACGGCCCCCGCACCGGCGCGCACGTGCTGCTGGCCTTCGGCGCGGCCGTCGACTTCCTCGGCGGCTCCGTCCGCCGGGCGCCGCAGTGGGTCGCCGACCGCGGGGTGGAGTGGCTGTGGCGCCTCGCGCTCGAGCCGCGCCGCCTCGCCCGCCGCTACCTCGTCGAGGGTCCGCTCGCCTACGGTCGACTCCGCCTGCACAGCTCGACCGCCCCGCAGCGCGGCCCCGGCCTCCGGAGCACCCCGCACCTCACCGTGCTGCCCACGATCGAGCCCGGCGCGCGCGGTGGCTTCGCCGGCCCCGGCGAGCACGCCGACGTGGCCGCCCTCGTCGTCAGCTACCGCTCGGCCGCGACGCTGGAGCGACTGCTGACCAGCTTGCGCGCGGAGGCCGCCGCCGGTGTCCGGCTGCGCGTGGTCGTGGTCGACAACGCCTCCGACGACGGCTCGCTCGCCCTCGCCGCCGCGCACCCCGACGTCGTCGCCGTCGACGCGGGCGCCAACGTCGGCTACGCCGCCGCCGTCAACATCGCCCGGCGGCACGCGGGCGACGCCGGCGCGCTGCTCGTGCTCAACCCCGACCTGGTCGTGCTGCCCGGCGCCGTCTCGGCGCTGCTCGAGCGGAGGGACTCCTCCTCGGCCGGCATCGTCGTGCCGCTCCTGCGCGACGCCGAGGGTGCCCCGTCGCGCTCGCTGCGCCGCGAGCCGACCCGGCTGCGCGCCCTGGGCGACGCGCTGCTGGGCGACCGGATGCTCGACCGCCCCGCCTTCTCCAGCGAGACCGACAGCGATCCGGAGAGCTACCGGCACGCCCACCGGATCGACTGGGCGACGGGCGCCGCGATGCTGATCGACGCCCTGGTCGCGGCGCGCCTGGGCGACTGGGACGAGCGGTTCTTCCTCTACTCCGAGGAGACGGACTACTTCCGCCGGGCCCGCGAGCTCGGCGTCGAGGTGTGGTTCGAGCCTGCCGCGCAGGTCGTGCACGACGGCGGCGGCTCCGGCTCGTCCAGCGCGCTCGCGGCGCTGCTCGCCGTCAACCGGGTGCGCTACGTGCAGAAGTTCCACGGCACGCTCTACTCGAGCACCTTCCGCCTCGTCGTGCTGGCGGCGGAGTCGGCCCGCAGCCTCCTCCCCGGCGACCGCGGCCGCGCGCACCGGCACGCGGCCCTCGCGCTCGCCGTCGGCGCCCGGCTGGCCTCGCTCCCCTCCGGCGCGCCGGCCCGGCCGCTCACCCCGACGCATCCCAGCGGCTCGGTCGTCGTCCCCGCGCACGACGAGGAGTCGGTGATCGCCCGCACCCTGGCGCCGCTCGCCGCCGCCGCCGCGAGCGGCGCCCTCGAGGTGATCGTGGTCTGCAACGCCTGCAGCGACCGCACCGCCGAGATCGCGCGGAGCTTCGCCGGCGTCACCGTGGTCGAGATCGCCGAGGCGTCCAAGACCGCGGCCCTCAACGCGGGCGACGCCGCGGCCGCCACCTGGCCGCGCCTCTACCTCGACGCCGACGTCGGCGTCACCGCGGACGCGGTCTGGAACGTCTTCGACGCCGTCACCCGCGGCGGGCTGCTCGCCGCCCGGCCGACCGCGGTCTACGACGCCACCGGCGCGGACCCGCTGGTGCGCGCCTACTACCGCGCCCGGTCGCGCACCCCCTCGCTCCACACCGCGCTCTGGGGCGCCGGCGGCTACGCGGTCAGCGGCTCGGGCCACGACCGGATCGGGACCTTCCCCGCGCTGATCGCCGACGACGAGTTCGTCGACGGCCGCTTCTCCGTCACCGAGCGCGCCGTCGTCGCCACCGCCCCCGCGGTGGTGCAGGTGCCCCGGAGCGCCGCGAGCCTGCTCGGCGTCCTCCGCCGCACCCAGCGCGGCAGCGCGCAGCTGGCAGCGTCCACCCCCGACGGCGAGCGCCGCTCGAGCCGCACAGCCGTGCAGGTGCTGCGCGCCGCCCAGGGCCCGCTCGAGCTCGCCGACGCGGCCGTCTACCTCTGCTTCGCCCTCGCCAGCCGGCTGCCCCGCAGCGGATCGGCGGCCTGGACCCGCGACGAGACCACGCGCCGGCCGGCCTCCGCCCCGCGGTCGGGGGTCTGA
- a CDS encoding O-antigen ligase family protein translates to MALPLERTGPPTLLRLVAYALFLFPADQVLAPLGASGSVAMVLALLLTGAWAASALLGLHDPIPLRHPGRAALTLLLLVSIASYVRYTVNDTVPRTGEGQLSADRWLLLLLASAGIALVTTQSVRTLEDARVLLGSLVNAASLCAIVAIIQFTTHVDPVEWIRSVMIGFVDNGGSTPFQDRDGLTRVAGTTFHPIELAVVSAMLLPLAIWRLLYDRTSPRFLRAASCVLLVVALALTVSRSGVLSLVVGLAVCAVFLPAYARRWGYVVAPVAVAAFFVTTPGLLGTLTGSIGAGTSDSSITNRLDNYPRVAALVAHQPLLGTGPGTYLPDSALLILDNQYLGAAITLGLLGAAAVLAYFGVPALFGLIAAQVARDPRLRALTGSVAASATVAAVASATFDSLGFPVFALLFPFVLGLSGSCWLLVRAELGLPSAVRTDASVPARGAIDHVPERLS, encoded by the coding sequence GTGGCCCTCCCCCTCGAGCGGACCGGACCCCCGACGCTGCTGCGCCTGGTCGCCTACGCGCTGTTCCTCTTCCCGGCGGATCAGGTCCTGGCTCCCCTGGGTGCGTCCGGCTCCGTCGCGATGGTGCTCGCGCTGCTGCTCACCGGCGCGTGGGCGGCGTCGGCGCTGCTGGGGCTGCACGACCCGATCCCGCTGCGCCACCCGGGGCGGGCCGCGCTCACGCTGCTGCTGCTGGTGAGCATCGCGTCCTACGTCCGCTACACCGTCAACGACACCGTCCCGCGCACCGGCGAGGGCCAGCTCAGCGCCGACCGCTGGCTGCTGCTGCTGCTCGCCTCCGCCGGGATCGCCCTGGTCACCACGCAGAGCGTGCGGACCCTCGAGGACGCACGGGTGCTGCTCGGCTCGCTGGTCAACGCGGCGTCGCTCTGCGCGATCGTGGCGATCATCCAGTTCACCACCCACGTGGACCCGGTCGAGTGGATCCGGAGCGTCATGATCGGCTTCGTCGACAACGGCGGCAGCACACCGTTCCAGGACCGCGACGGGCTCACCCGGGTGGCGGGCACCACCTTCCACCCGATCGAGCTCGCGGTCGTCTCCGCGATGCTGCTCCCCCTCGCGATCTGGCGGCTGCTGTACGACCGGACGAGCCCGCGGTTCCTCCGCGCCGCCTCCTGCGTGCTGCTGGTCGTCGCCCTGGCGCTGACGGTCTCGCGCTCGGGAGTGCTCTCGCTGGTGGTGGGCCTCGCGGTCTGCGCGGTCTTCCTGCCCGCGTACGCGCGGAGGTGGGGCTACGTCGTCGCTCCCGTCGCCGTCGCGGCGTTCTTCGTGACCACCCCGGGCCTGCTCGGCACCCTCACCGGCTCGATCGGCGCGGGCACGAGCGACTCCTCGATCACCAACCGCCTCGACAACTACCCCCGTGTGGCGGCCCTCGTCGCGCACCAGCCGCTCCTCGGCACCGGCCCAGGCACCTACCTCCCGGACAGCGCCCTGCTCATCCTCGACAACCAGTACCTCGGCGCCGCCATCACGCTCGGCCTCCTCGGCGCCGCCGCGGTGCTCGCCTACTTCGGCGTCCCGGCCCTCTTCGGGCTGATCGCCGCCCAGGTCGCCCGCGATCCGCGCCTGCGCGCGCTGACCGGGAGCGTCGCCGCCTCCGCGACCGTCGCGGCGGTCGCCTCCGCCACCTTCGACTCACTGGGCTTCCCGGTGTTCGCCCTGCTGTTCCCGTTCGTGCTCGGCCTGTCCGGGAGCTGCTGGCTCCTGGTCCGCGCCGAGCTCGGACTCCCCTCCGCCGTGCGCACGGACGCCTCCGTCCCCGCCCGCGGCGCGATCGACCACGTCCCAGAAAGGCTGTCCTGA
- a CDS encoding chain-length determining protein, with the protein MDPVSVLRTLWRHRLLAGVVLALTVAAMAYVLVLSPRTYASTATYALVNPKLPSTAELEADPALAALNSDNPYLRSSDNSLAAQVLVTVLNGDETAEALAAQGLSTQFAVERSAWSGQGLLLSVTADAPTADGSLATTTALGDRLVDTLRSMQTINGADDRYLFTALEVQTPGKAVEQVSDRLRAMIMVAVGGVVLLFGAISIARAIEGRRERKGAASSGAAPARTVPAARLPIAAGSTAASATTDARDAPPAFHASAPAVHGAPPALVRHRTPVPERSGLTTHRS; encoded by the coding sequence ATGGACCCCGTCTCCGTTCTCCGCACCCTCTGGCGCCACCGGCTCCTCGCCGGCGTCGTCCTCGCGCTCACCGTCGCCGCGATGGCCTACGTCCTCGTGCTCTCCCCGCGCACCTACGCCTCGACCGCGACCTACGCGCTCGTCAACCCGAAGCTGCCCAGCACGGCGGAGCTCGAGGCCGACCCGGCGCTCGCCGCGCTGAACTCCGACAACCCGTACCTGCGCTCCTCGGACAACTCGCTCGCCGCGCAGGTGCTGGTCACCGTCCTCAACGGGGACGAGACGGCCGAGGCGCTCGCCGCCCAGGGGCTGAGCACCCAGTTCGCGGTCGAGCGCTCGGCCTGGTCCGGCCAGGGGCTGCTGCTGAGCGTGACCGCGGACGCGCCGACGGCCGACGGCTCGCTCGCCACGACGACCGCGCTCGGCGACCGGCTCGTCGACACGCTGCGCAGCATGCAGACCATCAACGGCGCCGACGACCGCTACCTCTTCACCGCACTCGAGGTGCAGACGCCCGGCAAGGCGGTCGAGCAGGTCTCCGACCGGCTCCGCGCGATGATCATGGTCGCCGTCGGCGGCGTCGTGCTGCTGTTCGGAGCGATCTCGATCGCCCGTGCGATCGAGGGCCGGCGCGAGCGGAAGGGAGCGGCATCGAGCGGCGCGGCACCGGCCCGGACGGTCCCCGCGGCCCGTCTCCCGATCGCGGCCGGCAGCACGGCCGCGAGCGCGACGACCGATGCGCGGGACGCGCCGCCGGCCTTCCACGCCTCGGCACCCGCCGTCCACGGCGCACCGCCCGCCCTGGTCCGCCACCGCACGCCCGTCCCCGAGCGGAGCGGGCTCACGACGCACCGGAGCTGA
- a CDS encoding acyltransferase, with product MRPPRIEASADVDPRARIGDGTLVWHLAQVREQARVGRDCVIGRGAYLGPGVVVGDRCKIQNHALVYEPAVLGDGVFVGPAVVFTNDLRPRAVTPDGALKSADDWHAVGVVVEDGAAIGARAVCVAPVRIGAWAMVAAGAVVAADVPAFALVVGVPARRVGWVGRAGARLEAAGDGAGGTLWRCPETAEEYVERDGVLSRI from the coding sequence CTGCGGCCGCCGCGGATCGAGGCCTCCGCGGACGTCGATCCGCGGGCCCGGATCGGCGACGGCACGCTCGTCTGGCACCTCGCGCAGGTGCGCGAGCAAGCGCGGGTGGGCCGCGACTGCGTGATCGGCCGGGGCGCCTACCTCGGCCCGGGCGTCGTGGTCGGCGACCGCTGCAAGATCCAGAACCACGCGCTCGTCTACGAGCCGGCCGTGCTCGGCGACGGCGTCTTCGTCGGCCCGGCCGTCGTCTTCACGAACGATCTGCGGCCGCGCGCCGTGACTCCGGACGGCGCGCTGAAATCGGCGGACGACTGGCACGCCGTCGGCGTCGTGGTCGAGGACGGCGCCGCGATCGGCGCCCGCGCCGTCTGCGTCGCTCCGGTGCGGATCGGCGCCTGGGCGATGGTGGCCGCCGGGGCCGTGGTCGCGGCCGACGTGCCGGCCTTCGCCCTCGTGGTCGGCGTGCCCGCCCGGCGGGTCGGCTGGGTCGGCCGGGCCGGGGCGCGGCTCGAGGCGGCCGGCGACGGCGCGGGCGGCACGCTGTGGCGCTGCCCGGAGACCGCGGAGGAGTACGTCGAGCGCGACGGGGTGCTCAGCCGGATCTGA